The following nucleotide sequence is from Achromobacter spanius.
GCCCAGCCACGCTCTGCGCGATGTCGGCAAACGCCTTGAGCACCAGGTCGCCGGCCTGATGTCCGTGTCGGTCATTGATGGATTTGAAGTGGTCAAGGTCAAACGCCAGCACGGCCACCGGCCCTTGCTTTGCATGGGCGTGCAACAGGCGCGCGCCTTCCTCGAAAAACCAGCGGCGGTTGCCCAGGCGCGTCAGGTAGTCGGTTTGCGCTTCGCGCAACAACTGGCCGTGCGCCTCTTCGCGTACCAGCTTGAGCAGCGCCATGGGCAGCAATACCGAATACAGCACGCCTTCATACATGGTGATGTTGCTGGCCGCCAGTTGGACGACGGGACCATACACGTCAACCAGCCAGGGCAGGATCAAGGCCCTGAAGGCATAGAACAAGGCATGGATGCTGGCGACGGCGATGACGAAGCGACGCGGCGTCAGCGGCTTCATGGGTGTGCAACGCCACATTTCCCAGGCGGTCAGGGCCGCCACGGCGGCGATGGGCGCCGCGCTGATGTAGCTCCACATGATGCCTTGCCAACGGGTGCCGGCCGCCGCCCACAGCAAGACCGTGACGGCCAGCAAGCCGATCGACACCAGGCGGTAGCGCCTGCCGCTGAAGGCCGCGACGCCGTGCAGGACGAGTAGATAGCCACCAAGAATGATGAAGTTGCTTAGCCCGGGGCCAAGCACCGCGGGCAGGTGCCCGCGCAGCAGCACCACGGTACAGCCGACGGCGATGGTGGCAAAGCCCGTGGCCAGAATGCCCAGTTCCTTGGCACGCCGGGAATTCGTGCGGTGTTCCCAATAAAGCATCCCGGCGCTGGCGAGCAGCGTCCCGATGACGAGCAGGTAAAGGGTGTAGAGATCGACGTGCATCCCGGCGGTATCAGCGTGGCGCCGACACGCGTTGCCGACAGCGGGATTTTACGGGCAAAACTTGCCCATTTTGTGTTACAGGCTGGCGTGTTGCGTGGCTGCAAACAGGTCGTCTGTGTGCACCATCAGCGCGCGCACCTGATGCAGCAGCGGATACTGATTCAACACGCCAGCCCATTGCGGCGACGCCAGCAATCCTTGCCAAACGGCTTCCAGCGTTTGGGCGTCGGCGGGTTGGCGCAGCGCCAATTGGCTGGCGTAGGCGACGCTGGCCGGCGCGGACAGCAACTGCATGCGGCAGGC
It contains:
- a CDS encoding GGDEF domain-containing protein, whose protein sequence is MHVDLYTLYLLVIGTLLASAGMLYWEHRTNSRRAKELGILATGFATIAVGCTVVLLRGHLPAVLGPGLSNFIILGGYLLVLHGVAAFSGRRYRLVSIGLLAVTVLLWAAAGTRWQGIMWSYISAAPIAAVAALTAWEMWRCTPMKPLTPRRFVIAVASIHALFYAFRALILPWLVDVYGPVVQLAASNITMYEGVLYSVLLPMALLKLVREEAHGQLLREAQTDYLTRLGNRRWFFEEGARLLHAHAKQGPVAVLAFDLDHFKSINDRHGHQAGDLVLKAFADIAQSVAGPGVLLARIGGEEFAALLTGEEARRAQALGVAIAQRFADMYSEDIDRRAIHATVSIGLAWFDHNAPPLADSLAAADRALYRAKSLGGNRLELA